ATCCTCTTGCGTTTGACTATCCTCATCGCCTCCTGGACCGATGCGCGCAGGAGCTCGCGCGTCTCTTCATGCTCGACCAGCTGCCCGTTATGAAGACGCGTTATGGCGGTGAGCGCGTTTATGCCGACGTTCACTATGAGCTTGCCCCATATGACGGAATCTATATCTTTCGATACCCTCGTCTCGAAGCCGGCCTTTGCCAGGAGATTAGCTATGTCTCTCAACGGGCCCGAGAGCCGCCCGTCGGGTCTGCCTATCACCGTCTCCCCTTTTCCGGCATGCCGCACATTCCCCACATCGAGGAGCGTTGCGCCATGGTTGGTTATGCCCGCGATCACCCGTTCCGGCCCGAATTGGTCGTTCAGTATCTGCACGTTGCCTATGCCGTTCTGCAGGCTCAGGACATGCGTGGAGTCCGACACGAGCTCCTTTATCCCCTTGCATGCCTCCTCGGTGGAGTAACTCTTCACCGATATGATGACGAGGTCGCACGGCCCGACGTCTTTCGGGTCTGCCGTAGCGTTCAACTTCACCGCGGGAGAGCCGGCGGCGCCTTCTATCCTGATCCCGCCGTCGCTTATCCTCTTGGCCCGCTCCCTGGAATAGTCGATAAGCCAGACATCCTCTTTGGTCCGGTGTTTGATGAACCCCGCAACGAGACACCCCAGCGCTCCCGGTCCGACGATCGCGATCTTCATCTTTTCTTCCCCAGCATCTTCAGCTCTTCCTCTTTTATGACGAAACTGTGCGCTTCGTCCGGGAACTTCCCGCCCTCCACCTCTTCCTTATATTGTTTCACGCCGTCCCCTATGAGAGACGACAGCTTGACGTACTGTTTGACGAACTTCGGCACGAACCTGTCGAAGAGGCCCACCATGTCGTTCGTGACGAGGACCTGGCCGTCGCAGTACGGCCCCGCGCCGATGCCTATGGTCGCTATGCGCAGCTCTTTCGTTATCAGGCGGGCGACCTTGTCCGGCACGCATTCGAGGACTATGCCGAAACACCCCGCCTTCTCCAGCTTCAGCGCCTGGTCGAGGATCTTCTTCGCCGACTCGGCCGACTTGCCCTGCACCCTGTAGCCGCCCAGCTTCGAGATGCTCTGCGGGGTCAACCCGAGATGGCCCAGGACCGGGATACCCGCGTCGACTATCGCCGCCGTCGCCTCGAAGACCTCGTCCCCGCCTTCGAGCTTCACGGCGTCGCAGCCCGCCTCTTTCATGAACCGCCCGGCGTTGCGTACCGCCTCCTCTTTGGATACCTGGTACGACATGAAGGGCATGTCGCCTATAAGGAACGCGTATTTGGTCCCCCTGCGCACCGCCTTCGCGTGATGTATCATCTCGTCCATAGTCACGGGCACAGTCGATTCGTATCCGAGCACCACCATGCCGAGGGAATCACCCACCAGTATCGAGTCGATCCCCGCGCCGTCCACTATCCGCGCCATGGGATAGTCATAAGCGGTGAGCATGGTGATCTTTCTGCCCGAACGCTTCTTCTCATAAAAGTCCGTTATCATGAATTTCTTCCGTTCCATCATTTCCTCCAGTTCATTTTTTCCTGTATGCGTCCAGGAACGAATCGCAATATATGTTCTTGTTCAGCACCAGTTCCGCCGATATCATGGCGTCCATAAGGTCCCTGTCGAGCGGGTCCAGGATCGCCGAGGTGAGGCCGTTCGCGACCGCCATCACCAGAAATGTCCTGTTTATCAGCGAGCGCGCCTTCGTCCCCTGCGAGACGTTCGAGAGCCCCACCACCGTCTGAGGCGCCGGATCGCTCAAGAGCCGGAACTCCCGGATCGACTCAAGCACCTCTTTCCCCTGGGTCTGCGCGACATTGACCGGCAGGACTATCGGGTCGAGGAATAGGTCTTCGGCGGCTATCCCGCACTCCATCGCCTTTGCGACGATCTTCACGGCAAGCTCCAGCCGTTTATCCTTGTTATTAGGCACGCCGCCCTTATCCATGGTGAGGCCTATGACCTGCGCGTTATACTTTGCGGCGAGGCCGAAGACCCTGTCCATCTTATCATCGTCCGCGCTCGTCGAGTTTATTATAGCGCGGCGCCCGGCCAGCTTAAGCCCCTCCTCCACCACATCCGCCTTTGTCGAATCTATCGAAAGGGCCGCATCGGTGACTGCCCGGATCGAATCGATCAGCCACTTCATGTCGTCCTTCGGATTTTTCGAATACGGTCCGGTATTGACGTCGAGGACGCTCGCGCCCGCCTTCACCTGGTCGGCGGCAAGGTGCTGTATGACGTCCACCTCCCGGTTCGCCACCGCCTTCCCGACATCCTTATACATGCCGTTTATGAGCTCACCTATCACTATCATAAAAACTCCTTCTTGGCTATCAGCTTTCAGCTGTCAGCTATCAGCAAAAGATCAAAAGCTGAAAGCTTTATTTCCGCATTGCACGATCTATATACTTGATCACCGACTTTGCCGCCGCCGGATGGCGCATCACTATGATCTCCCCTCCTGCCTGGAGCATGGCCACAGAAGTGGCGATCTCCCAGTTCACGCCCTGTCCCTCACCGGACTCTTTCGCCTCCTTGGTCCGCCATACCTCCTGCCCGGCAAAGAGTATGAACGGCATCGAAAGCATCGCATCCCCCATGAAAGCGGCGAGGCGAGCCCGCTCCATTATCGAGTATACATACTCCATACCGTAACCGAGGGAGGCCGTAGTCGGGTGCATCACTATCCTCCCGGGGTCGAAACCCATATCGCTTATCAGGATATTCACCTGCTTGGCTATATTCACGTCGATCGGCGATTCCGCTATTATGGAATGGCCGTCCGCCAGGCACGTGGCGGCCAGCGTCTTATAATTGTTCTGCGTGGCGATCCCAAGGAGAGAGTTCCCGCCCTTGAGCGCCTGGCTTATCTTCGGCATCGTCTCGCTGTCCTTTGATTCATCCCCCGAGCCGACCACTATCAGCGGGACCTTCACTTCCTTCGCTATCCTCCCGATAAGCGCCCCGGCAGAGTCGGGTGACTTTCCGCCGTAATCGGGATGCGTGCCCTGAAGACGCACGCAGAGCGCCTTCGCGCCGGTTTCGGAGAGCATAAAACGCGCCCACTCCACCGGGTCCCCGGATACGCCCTTGACGGCCCCGGCCAGGTGGTCAGGCCAGTCCGCCGGTTCGCAGTCGAGTATCTCCGGCACGACGACCGGCGCATTCGGCATCCCGCCTTCGGAAAAAAGGAACGGGAGCGTAGTTTCGCCGCCTACCTGCAACCTGGCCGCTGCGCCGATCTCTACCGTATTGATCGACCCGGCTATCTTCTCTTTCGCGATCTCTATTCCCATGAGTCACTCCGTATTATTTTAATACCTCTCTCACTATATCCTCCACGGCGCTTTTGACCTTTTTGTCCTCAAGACACGACACGGCCCGCCCCTCAAGGCTCAAGCGTTTCAGCTCGCCGCTGTACGGGACCGTGCCTGCAAGCGCCAGGGCCGTCTTCTTCACTTCGGCATCGACCTTCTCCGCCGCATCGGCGACCTTATTCAGGACGAGAAAAGACCCGCCTATCTTTATATCCAGTTCACGCGCAAGGCCGTGGATCCTGCCGGCGGAACGGACGCCGACGACGGAATGGTCGCTCACAAGGACGAGCTTGTCTATCGTCCGTGTCGTGCGCCGCGAGATATGCTCCATGCCGGCCGCGTTATCTATTACGACGAAATCGTAATTTTTGGTTATTCTGCCTATCATCTCCCGGAGGAGATTGTTCACGTAACAATAGCACCCCGGCCCTTCCGGCCTGCCCATGACGAGGAGATCGTAACCCTTCTCCTCACCAAGCGCCTCCTGGACCTTCATCTCTATGAACCGTTCCTTGGTCACGCCCTGTGGGATGCTCTCCATATTTTTGGCGATCTCTTCGACCACCCCGACTATCGTCTCGGGGTCCTCCACTCCCAGCGCCTCGTGGAGGGTCGAGTTAGGGTCCGCGTCGACCGCCAGCACGCTCCCCGCCTTTTTACCCGCCAGATGCCCTATGATCAGGGCGGACAACGTCGTCTTCCCGGTCCCGCCTTTTCCGTTAAGCGCTATTATCGTGCCGATGGGAACCTCCGGATATCCGTGTGCGGAAAGAAGAGCGCCGCTATGTACTCGTCCATGTAACCGGGCTCGGAACTGAGGTCGAGGTAGGTGATACCCCCGGATATCTCTTTCGTCCTGGAAAAGGCCTCCTGCGACAGGAGCGACATGCGCGCGCCGGCAAGCGACGAATTTCCGATGAACTCGTATCTCTTACGGTCGATGTCGGGAAGGAGCCCTATGGAGACGGCGCAGTCTATCCCTATATAATTCCCGAACCCGCCCGCTATATATATCTTCTCGATATCCGCCAGCGTCTTACCGACTTTGTTAAGGAGGGTCACTATGGCGCTGTAGATCGCTCCCTTGGCCCGCTTCAGGTTCTCGATATCGTCCTCATTGACGACTATATCGCCTGCGGCGCGGTCCTCGCCCTTCGCCCTGATGAGGAACTCGCTGCCGGCCTTCCCTTCTCTTACCGCTTTCGGGGCGGCGTCTTTATTAAGCTTGCCGTCCTTGCCCATGATCCCGCTCTTCAGCATCTGGTCGAGAAGGTCGATGTAGCCGGAACCGCATATCCCCCTGGCCGCTCCGCCGCCGACGGTCTCGATCTCAATGCCGAGGTCCTTGCCTATCTTCACCTTTTCGACGGCCCCCTTCACCGCCTTCATCCCGCAGGTCAGGCCGCTCCCCTCAAAGGCAGGGCCGGCGCTCGCCGCGCAGGCCATCATCCATTCGTCGTTGCCCAGCACTATCTCTCCGTTCGTGCCTATATCGACGAGGAGCGTAAGGGCCTTCGCCTCAAAGAGCCCGGACGAAAGGACCCCCGCGACCGTATCGCCGCCGATATAGGTGCTCACCCCCGGCAAAGAGAATATGTTCCCTTTGGGGTTTATCTCGACACCCGCCTCGGATGAGCTCATCACCGGGAACGATGTCATCGTCGGGACATAAGGTTCTTTGCGTATATTGGCCGGGTCCACCTTGAAGAGGAGATGCATCATAGTCGTATTGCCCGCGAATACCGCCGCATATATGTCCGTCAGGCGGATAGAGCACGCCTCGGCCAGCTCTTCCACTATCTCGTTTATGTTATCGAGGACCGCCTCATTAAGCTCCTCAAGCCCCTTCGGCTCGGAGCCGTAGATTATCCTCGTTATGACGTCGCCCCCGAACCGCGCCTGCCTGTTATATGAGATGCGGGTCCCTCGTACTTCTCCCGTATTCAGGTCTATGAGCTGTCCCGTGACCGTAGTCGTCCCTATATCGAACGCGAAGGCAAAACCGGCCGCCGTCGTGTCCCCCGGTTCTATCGCCAGTATCTCGGTGGCGCCTTCCCTGTGGCTGACGGCTACCGTCACCCTGAAGTCGCTGTCCCGCAGGAGGTCGCTCAGATGCTTTACGTTGGCGAGCTTCGTCATCACAAAAGGCCCCGCCGACCTCGCTTCCACCGCGCGGTATATCCTGTCCAGGTCGCTAAGGTTGTCGTCAATAGTCGGTTTCGGTATCTCGGTATATATCTTACGAACGAGCGGCAGCCGGGCGTAAACATTTTCCCTCTTCGTTATGACGCCTTTGGGGAACTCCTCCGCCTTTTCGCGCCTCTTTTCGAACCTCTCCTGCATATCGAGCGACCCTGCAGGAACCATGACCTCCGCGTCGCTCTCGACTATCGATTCACAGGCAAGGACCATACCCTTCTTACGGTCGGCCTCGCTTATAAGCCGCGAAGAGGAGCTCTTCACCGTGCCCTTCTTTACAATGATCTTGCATTTGCCGCACAGTCCCTCTCCCCCGCAGCTGGAGTTGAGTATGACGCCCGCCCTGAAAGCGGCCGTCAGGAGGTCCGTCCCGCCCGCCACGCGGACCGTCTTATCTCCCGGTTTGAACTTTACGGTGAATTCGCTCATCTTCAGCTTTCGGCTACCTGGTTATCTTAAGTATCTTATATTTCAGAATGCCTGCCGGGACCTTTATCTCGACGATCTCCTTTACCTTATGGCCCATCAGGGCCGCCCCCACCGGTGAGGTGATCGATATCTTGTTCTCGGCGATGTCGGCCTCCTCCTCAGATACGAGGTAATAGGACATCTCCTCGCCCGAATCCATATCTTTCAATGTGAGCGTAGCGCCTATATTCGCCTCATCCACGCTCATCTCCGTATTCTCTATGATCGTGGCATTGGCCAGCGTCGTCTCTAGCTCCGCTATCCGCTTCTCTATGTGCCCCTGCTCTTCCTTGGCGGCGTGGTATTCCGCGTTCTCGCTCAGGTCGCCCAGTTCGCGCGCCTTTCCTATGGCCTTCGACACGTCGCGCCTCTTCGTCTTCTTGAGGTGCTCAAGCTCCTTCGTCAGGTCCTGATACCCCTTCTGCGTAAGATATACCTTTTTCATCGTACCCTCATTTCCATCCTTTTAAGAATGCCGGTATCCCGGAGGCCTCCCGCGGACCCACCTGGACATTCCATCCCGAAAGCTCTTCCAGCTTCGAGCTCAATACGGCGACATACCCCGGCAGGACGATCCTTTTATGCGAAACCATCTGCCCGATGCCGGACTTTGCGATAGTATCGGTGATCCTCTCCGCGGTGAACTTCTCCGCCGCCCATGCGGTCAGGACGGACATCCCCTCGGCGTCACAGCAGATGACATACGACGGGACCTTGCTCGACTCCACCTCGCCGGCCACCGTGAAGTAAGTGATCGAGAAGTTGGTCGTGACCAGGACCGGCGAATGCGTTGAGACCTTGCCTATTTCATATATGCGCGGCTCCACCTGCACGGGCTTCTGCGGATCGGTGTAAATATCCTGCCGCGCCACCAGAAGCGGGAAGACGAACTCTTTCTCTATATTCTTCACTATGACGATGCCTGCATACTTGAGAATGTACGATACCGCCTCGGCCAGTTCCTGGTCCTGTCCGGAAGAACCGGTGAATGCCATGACCGGGTAACCGAGCGGACGGAAATTTTTCTTCAGCGCGGTCCTCCGGATCAGCGTAAAGTCCTGTATCGTATCCGAGAGCCCCTTGCCCTTTATATTGATCACTATCTCGTCTACACCGCTCTTCCTGACCCTGTCGGTGAGAGCCGCCGCCTCTTCGACGCTTCCGGCGCTTATGGCAAGGGCCGCCCTGTAGTTCTTGGCTATAGTCGCCGCCTTCTCGAGGGTCGCGTCATCGTCCCATATCACGAGCGGACGGATGGGCCCACACAGCTTCAAGGCCTCCTCAAGCACGACCGCATCGTCCGTATATAACGCTATGGCAAGACGTGAGGCGGACATGGCCTTCTTCAGCAGGCCGAGGAACGGGTCTCTCTTACCGGATGAATTTTTAAGGCAGATGATCTCCGGCTTCAATACCTGGCCTACGCGTTCGAACCTTAGGCCCTCTATCTTCCCGAGACGTTCGTCTATAGCAGTGGCGGGAAGGGTATCTTCCATAAGGAAGCCGACCGCGCCCGGATGATAGAACTTCTGCTCGTGACGATACATCACCGTCTCGTTCCCTATCTCTGTCTTCGCCTCTCCCGCCCCGATCGTGACCAGCTTCACCGGCGGCTGGCTGGCCGACTCAAGCGCCTCCCTGGCCTGGGCGGTCACATGCGGACACTTGTCGAGCGAGACCTTCTTCTGCGCAAGCGCCATCGCGAACGCAAGGCACGTAGCGAACCCGCACTCCTTGCAGTTCGTCTTAGGCAGCAATTTGTAGATATCGAGTCCTGATAACGCCATGTATTCTCCTCGTGAGTTATACCAAAGGCGGCATGCCCAATGCCGGGTGTTTTACCTTCTCCAGGTATTCCACAAGCGCAGCCGCGTCGGTGGCCACCGTCTCGTCGGCGATCTTGCCGAAAAGGTCCGGCTCGCCTATCTCGGCGCACCGCTTCTTCAGCTTATCCGAAAGCGCCTCCTTGAGCTCCTTCGGCATCCAGACGACCCGCTTAAGCCCGCCTTCGGCAGATATGAACTTTTTGCTCGTTATATATAGACGCCCTACACCCAGGAAACCGGGCGTCTGCGCGCCGCCGCCGACGGAACTTGCCAGCGTCGTGAACTTCATCCCGGCCGGCGTCTCGCCCGCGTATTCCCTGTTCACCACCATGACACCGTTCGCCTCCGGCACTATCGCCACTATGCACTCGAAGCAGCCGCATGAAGTCATAGGCGAATCCATGATCGAGTATATCGACATCACGGACGTCTTCTGGTGCGACTTATCCTTAACAAAATCGTTCACGCCGTGCCAGACGCCTTTTGGCGCGTCGAGCACCTTCCCCTTCTTGATCGGCTGGTTGCCGCCGGTGGGCGTTATCTCGTGCGCCGCCCTTGCGTCAAGCCATGAATATGCCCCGCACAGGCCCAGGCGCTCGGGGCTCACGACGCAGACATGGTCGGGGGCGAAACTCTGGCACAGCGTACAGCTGTAGAACGTGTCGACCGATTCGTCCGTCATGCCGGACAGCCGCTCATCGCGTGAGGCGAACGCCTTCCGCGCCTCGGGCAGCATCCTGTCGACGTCTTTCTTATCCGTATAGAGCGTCACCTGCACCTTGTCCACTATCGCGCCGTATTCATCGTGGAGCTTTGCGACCAGGATATCGCCGAAATGGCGTATATTGAATCCCGCCTTCCTGGCGTCTTTGGATATCCTCACCCAGTTCATGTCCCTCTGCCCCATATGGAATATCCCCATCGCGTAATTCAGGAATTTGTGTATCTGCCGTTCCAGTATCGGCTCAAAGTCCATGTTCATCTTCCGTCCGGCGACCTCCACGAATATCCCGAGCGGGTAACTGCCGCCCTCCGTCATCGCATCCGCCTCCGGGCCGACGACCTTTATCGCCCCGTCTTCGATCTCGTCCATCTTCTTCATCTTAAGATATTCGAAGGCGGCCGAATATTTCCCGCCGAACTGGACATACATATTCTCTTTCCGCACCCGCTCGCCCTCGAATGCCGCGGAGAACGGGACCGGTATGGGGACCTTGGCCACCTTTATCTTTATCCCGCGCGCCTCGATCGCCTTCTGGACTATCTTCGAATGGTCCGGCTCTTTGACGAGGCATTCTTCGTGGGCGCATACCCCGGGGACCTTTATCTCGGGCAGGTCGAGGTCCGTTATGATGGGCACGCCCGCCGCGAGCGCCCCGCCGCCTGTCGCCGCCTTCACCTCATCCACGCCGCCCAGAAGCAGGACGAACGCCGGCACCCTCTCCCTTATATAATCGACGCACGCCCTGGTATTGCCGGCCTTTATCCCGCCGAACGTGAGCGCCGCCCTTATGGCAAAATTCAGGACGAATACTACGGAGATCGTATCCCGGCCGAACGGCACGACATACGACTCAAGCCCCATATGGAGCCCGCCCTCCTTGAGCTGCTCTATTATGCTGGTCCCGTCCACGTTACCGCCTACGAGCGTCAGGATGTTCCTCTTCTGCAGGTCGCGCACGATGCTGACCGCCGTTTTGGCGTCAGGCGCCTTGCCGAGCACCACGGCTATACCGGCTATCCTGCCGTCGACGAGCTGTATGCCGAGAGACCTCAGTAGGGTATCGGAAAAAAATCCGGGACAGTCCTTCTGGGGTTCTTCGCCGTAAAGATACCTGAGGACGCAGATGATCTCCTCAGTCAATATGGCCGCGACGCCTGCATTGAGCGCGTCCTTCAGGAACGTATCCCACTTATCTTCGGCGGGGACCTTCGGCAGGAGCGTCTTGGCCGTGCCCAGCACCTTCCTGACATCCGCCAGAACCTTCACCTCCGCGCCCAGGAGCCCGTTGGCCAGCGGAAGATAAAATGCCGTTTCCGGGAACGCCACCGCCTGGCCTTCGCCCTTCTCTTTGATGGCCCTGGCCAGGAACTCTTCACCCTCTTTGACTATCTTCTCCGCGCCCTTCACTATGAGACCGGCTACAACTTTTGACATCGCTCCTCCTTGTTAGCTATCAGCTTTCAGCTGTCAGCTATCAGCAAAAGATCAAAAGCTGATAGCTGCTGAAAGCTGAAGACTGATAGCTGAAAGCTATTTAGATCCCCGCCGCGTCCAATACGAGCGGCACTTTCTTATCCCACCCTATCGGCATTATATGTATGCCCTGACAGAGCGGCTTCAGTTCCTTTATGAGGCGGACGGCTATATCTATGGACGTCGCCGCCTTATCTTTCGTCGTCTCCATCTCCCTGATAAGAGCATCGGGCACGGATACGCCCGCTACGTTCTTATTCATATATTTTGCCATCCCGGCCGATTTCAGAAGGACGATGCCGGCAAATATGGCCGTCTTCAGGTGTTTCGCGCCCTCCAGGAATCTTTTGAACAGCTCCACATCGTATACCGCCTGCGTCTGGAAGAAGAGGGCGCCTGAGGCGATCTTCTTCTCCATCTTTATGATCTCGGGTTCCAGGGGGTCCGCGCCGGGGTTCACGACGGCGCCGGCGCAGAATTTAGGCGTCCCCTTAAGGGGGTTCCCCTTCATGTCCTTCCCCGACTGGAGGGTCCTTATGACCTCCAGGAGCTGTACGGAACCGAGGTCAAAGACCGGCTTCGCTTCGGGATGGTCCCCGAGCGTAGGATAATCCCCTGTGAGGGCCAGGACATTTTCAATGCCCAGGACGGATGCCGATAGGAGGTCCGACTGCAAGGCAAGCCGGTTCCTGTCCCTGCACGTCACCTGGAATATGGGCTCATGGCCGCGTTGTTTCAAGAGATGGCATACGGCCAGGGACCCCAGGCGCATCACCGAGCTCTGGAGGTCGGTGACGTTTATCGCGTCGACCCTCCCCTTTATGAGGTCGGCATCGTCGAGCATCTCTTTGATGTCGATGCCCTTGGGCGGCCCTATTTCGCTCGTTACGATAAATTTCCCGGCCTTTACCTTGTCGCAGAAGGTCATTTTTGCCTCGCCCCGGCCTGGCTCTTGTACAGCTCGACCGTATTGCGCATCAGGATCGTGGTCGTTAAAGGGCCGACGCCGCCCGGGACAGGCGTTATGGACCCCGCCCTTTGCGACGCGGCTTCGAACTCTACGTCCCCGACTATCTTATCGCCCACGCGGTTTATACCAACGTCCACTACGACAGCGCCCTCTTTCACCCATTCGCCCTTTATCAGGCCCGCCTTCCCTACCGCCACTACGAGTATCTCGCCGCGCTTCACGTGGTCGGCCAGGACACCGCGCTCGCCCGTTGCTATATGGCACACGGTGGTGGTGACAAATTTGTTCAGGAGCATCAGAGAGAGGGGTTTGCCTACTATCTCCGAATGGCCCACTATGACCGCCTCTTTGCCGTAAAGCTTCATCCCGGTCGACTCCAGCAGTTCCATGACAGCCATAGCCGTGCATGGCCCGACCTTATAATTCCCGAGGGTTATCCTCCCCAGGTTCTCGGGATGCATCCCCTCCGCGTCCTTCTCCGGTGAAATGAGGTTGACCAACCCCTTGGCGTCTATCCCCTTCGGGACGGGGAGCTGGAGTATGACGGCGGTGACCGTTTCGTCCCTGTTAAGGTCCCCTATCAGCCGTTCGGCCTCGGGTCCCGTTACCATGCCGGGTATCACTTTCAACTCGTACTCTATTCCGAGCCCTTCCGCGACCTTCTTCTGCGCCTTTACATATACCGCGGAAGACGCATTCTCGCCTATCTGGACCGCGACCAGCTTCGGGCCCCGGCCGTACTTTGCCTTGAGTTCGGCGACCTCTTTCGCCAGCGATCCTTTTATCTTCTCAGCT
The genomic region above belongs to Candidatus Omnitrophota bacterium and contains:
- a CDS encoding methylenetetrahydrofolate reductase; the protein is MTFCDKVKAGKFIVTSEIGPPKGIDIKEMLDDADLIKGRVDAINVTDLQSSVMRLGSLAVCHLLKQRGHEPIFQVTCRDRNRLALQSDLLSASVLGIENVLALTGDYPTLGDHPEAKPVFDLGSVQLLEVIRTLQSGKDMKGNPLKGTPKFCAGAVVNPGADPLEPEIIKMEKKIASGALFFQTQAVYDVELFKRFLEGAKHLKTAIFAGIVLLKSAGMAKYMNKNVAGVSVPDALIREMETTKDKAATSIDIAVRLIKELKPLCQGIHIMPIGWDKKVPLVLDAAGI
- a CDS encoding bifunctional 5,10-methylenetetrahydrofolate dehydrogenase/5,10-methenyltetrahydrofolate cyclohydrolase, whose amino-acid sequence is MSTLLEGKPIAEKIKGSLAKEVAELKAKYGRGPKLVAVQIGENASSAVYVKAQKKVAEGLGIEYELKVIPGMVTGPEAERLIGDLNRDETVTAVILQLPVPKGIDAKGLVNLISPEKDAEGMHPENLGRITLGNYKVGPCTAMAVMELLESTGMKLYGKEAVIVGHSEIVGKPLSLMLLNKFVTTTVCHIATGERGVLADHVKRGEILVVAVGKAGLIKGEWVKEGAVVVDVGINRVGDKIVGDVEFEAASQRAGSITPVPGGVGPLTTTILMRNTVELYKSQAGARQK